From the genome of Pirellulales bacterium, one region includes:
- a CDS encoding biopolymer transporter ExbD, protein MSRRRKRKELQGEVELNLTAMLDMAFQLLAFFILTFKPAPMEGYIALRMPPPQATTKPGAATSADQNVFNAPVERLQTLMVTIKSAPDGNIGSIQIEEGAPSTSLAEFEQQLNLLLGAPGAPFEQVILQVGSGLHYDSLVRILDICSRVKLASGEQLTKLSITELPEQSEP, encoded by the coding sequence ATGTCGCGCCGACGAAAAAGGAAGGAATTGCAAGGCGAGGTCGAGCTGAACCTGACGGCGATGCTCGACATGGCCTTTCAGTTGCTGGCGTTTTTCATCCTCACGTTCAAGCCGGCGCCGATGGAGGGCTATATCGCCCTGCGCATGCCGCCGCCGCAAGCCACGACCAAGCCCGGCGCCGCCACTTCGGCCGACCAGAACGTATTCAATGCGCCGGTCGAGCGACTGCAAACCTTGATGGTGACGATCAAATCCGCGCCCGACGGCAATATCGGCTCGATCCAGATCGAAGAAGGCGCCCCCAGTACCAGCCTGGCCGAATTCGAACAGCAACTGAACCTGTTGCTGGGCGCGCCGGGTGCCCCGTTCGAGCAAGTCATACTGCAGGTCGGATCGGGCTTGCACTACGACAGCCTCGTACGCATCCTGGACATCTGTTCGCGCGTCAAGCTGGCCAGCGGAGAGCAATTGACCAAGTTGAGCATCACCGAACTGCCCGAGCAGTCTGAGCCGTAG
- a CDS encoding biopolymer transporter ExbD, with translation MSGSMNQGDRAEPNLVPVLDMVFQLITFFMLVFNLKAASVDLNLELPVIGSAMPSDSDDSDVMVLNINKDGRLSVYGEEKNVDAYIAQEAQMALRRARLENPEAQAGDELPRTVIIRADKATPFGLLNHVIRSCQSQGFRKFQYRAMSAAPEA, from the coding sequence ATGTCTGGCAGCATGAACCAGGGAGACCGGGCCGAGCCCAATCTCGTACCCGTGCTCGACATGGTGTTTCAGTTGATCACCTTCTTCATGTTGGTCTTCAACTTGAAGGCCGCTAGCGTGGACTTGAATCTAGAACTGCCGGTAATCGGTTCGGCCATGCCGTCGGATAGCGACGATAGCGACGTGATGGTCTTGAACATCAACAAAGACGGCCGCCTCAGCGTGTACGGCGAAGAGAAGAACGTCGATGCCTATATCGCCCAGGAAGCACAAATGGCGCTCCGCCGGGCGCGACTGGAGAATCCCGAGGCGCAGGCCGGCGATGAATTGCCGCGCACCGTGATCATACGCGCCGACAAAGCCACGCCGTTCGGCCTGTTGAACCATGTCATCCGCTCCTGCCAGTCTCAGGGCTTCCGCAAGTTCCAGTATCGAGCCATGAGCGCTGCCCCGGAGGCTTAG
- a CDS encoding MotA/TolQ/ExbB proton channel family protein → MDSRIGRNRGWRPLLTVLATALVVAVSASFAAAAEGEPTASPQGESLLWWVARCSGWIGAGILLLSMYFVATVVRMFMELREKVASPPELNAQVEELIQQRDFRQVYKVLRESDSFLGRVLSTGISELPNGLPEARESMERAADAATMEMERSISMLAVIGTLGPMIGLLGTLKGMIGSFGAISRSGVHMDAAEVATGISEALLLTFEGVLLSVPAIYFYALFRNRISHISTNTTLAAEQTLRRLFHSAQWKAAPTATGTTPTK, encoded by the coding sequence GTGGATTCTAGGATCGGTCGCAATCGGGGCTGGCGTCCTCTGCTGACGGTCTTGGCAACCGCCCTGGTCGTGGCGGTTTCTGCCAGCTTCGCCGCCGCCGCCGAGGGGGAACCCACGGCCAGCCCGCAGGGTGAAAGTCTGCTGTGGTGGGTCGCCCGCTGCTCGGGCTGGATCGGTGCCGGTATTCTGCTGTTGAGCATGTACTTCGTGGCGACCGTGGTGCGGATGTTCATGGAGCTGCGCGAGAAAGTGGCATCGCCCCCGGAGCTGAACGCGCAGGTCGAAGAGCTGATCCAGCAGCGCGACTTCCGCCAGGTCTATAAGGTGTTGCGCGAAAGCGATTCCTTTCTGGGGCGGGTGCTGTCGACGGGCATCTCGGAATTGCCCAACGGTTTGCCGGAAGCCCGCGAAAGCATGGAACGCGCCGCCGATGCCGCCACGATGGAGATGGAACGCAGCATCAGCATGCTGGCCGTGATCGGCACGCTGGGGCCGATGATCGGCCTGTTGGGCACGTTGAAAGGCATGATCGGCAGCTTCGGCGCGATTAGCCGATCGGGCGTACACATGGACGCCGCCGAGGTTGCCACAGGCATTTCCGAGGCGTTGCTGTTGACGTTCGAGGGCGTGTTGCTGTCGGTGCCGGCGATCTATTTCTACGCCTTGTTCCGCAATCGCATTTCGCACATCTCGACCAATACGACGCTAGCGGCCGAGCAAACGCTGCGGCGGCTATTCCACTCGGCCCAGTGGAAGGCAGCCCCCACGGCCACCGGCACCACCCCCACCAAGTAA